A genomic segment from Peribacillus sp. ACCC06369 encodes:
- the kynA gene encoding tryptophan 2,3-dioxygenase, producing MDNGPKDKHRLEEGMVTDFEKDMSYGDYLHLNQILSSQHRLSGHHDEMLFIIIHQTSELWMKLILHELTAATEHIEAGHLEPSFKMLSRVARIQQQLVQSWNVLSTLTPSDYMEFRDKLGNSSGFQSFQNRLIEFALGQKNSQILAVFRHQPELYESMMAALNKPSIYDAAIGALAAKGLPVDESVLNRDWSETYRANASVESAWLKVYRDVHKYWDLYELAEKLVDIGSQQQFWRFNHMSTVERIIGNKMGTGGSSGVSYLKKVVEQPFFPELWTLRTKL from the coding sequence ATGGATAATGGACCAAAGGATAAACATCGTTTGGAAGAAGGGATGGTAACTGATTTTGAGAAGGATATGTCCTATGGGGACTACCTGCATTTAAATCAAATTTTATCAAGTCAGCACCGGCTTTCCGGACATCACGATGAAATGCTGTTCATCATCATTCACCAAACCAGTGAATTATGGATGAAATTGATCCTCCATGAATTGACTGCAGCAACGGAACATATTGAGGCAGGGCACTTGGAGCCTTCCTTTAAGATGCTATCCAGAGTGGCTAGAATCCAACAGCAACTTGTTCAATCCTGGAATGTGCTTTCGACCTTAACTCCATCTGATTATATGGAATTCCGGGATAAACTAGGAAACTCTTCCGGATTTCAATCATTTCAGAACAGGTTGATAGAATTTGCATTGGGTCAAAAGAATTCGCAAATATTGGCGGTTTTCCGTCATCAGCCTGAGCTGTATGAGTCGATGATGGCTGCTTTGAATAAACCTAGTATTTATGATGCGGCGATTGGGGCTTTGGCTGCAAAAGGACTTCCCGTTGATGAATCAGTCTTGAACAGGGATTGGTCTGAAACCTATCGGGCAAATGCCAGTGTCGAAAGCGCGTGGCTGAAAGTTTACCGTGATGTGCATAAATACTGGGATTTGTATGAGTTGGCCGAAAAACTCGTTGATATTGGAAGTCAGCAACAATTCTGGAGATTCAATCATATGAGCACTGTCGAGCGGATCATCGGTAATAAGATGGGAACGGGCGGATCATCCGGTGTAAGTTATCTGAAGAAAGTGGTCGAACAGCCATTTTTTCCTGAGCTTTGGACTTTAAGGACCAAACTGTAA
- a CDS encoding cyclase family protein translates to MNPWLDISQRLNESTPYWPGDAQYSYRLNSSIAEGASVNVGEIRMSTHLGTHIDAPFHFDGQGKKTSNLISIYILELHL, encoded by the coding sequence TTGAATCCATGGTTAGATATTTCTCAGCGCCTGAATGAAAGTACGCCATATTGGCCAGGAGATGCACAATATTCATATCGGCTTAATTCATCAATAGCGGAGGGTGCATCCGTGAATGTAGGGGAAATTCGGATGAGTACCCATTTAGGAACCCATATTGATGCGCCCTTTCATTTTGATGGACAGGGAAAAAAAACATCGAACTTGATATCGATTTATATATTGGAACTGCACTTGTAG
- the nadD gene encoding nicotinate (nicotinamide) nucleotide adenylyltransferase → MGKIGVYGSSFDPVTNVHLWTASTIAHRAKLDKVIFLPCANGRIDKQMKTSNGHRWKMLGLAIGGNPLFEVSDYEINERAGTSKQYTWYTMEYFKSRYPMDEVYFIMGADLLEDIDNQELPIHLRWKFREKLIANHKFIVMARDGIDMLKIISKSPLLRNYDDGNTFHLIDKGLSMEISSTYIRDEFAMGGEPRYLLPDQCYQYIVDNKLYQKGSNS, encoded by the coding sequence ATGGGCAAAATTGGAGTTTATGGATCTTCCTTCGATCCAGTCACCAATGTGCATTTATGGACAGCATCCACCATTGCGCATCGTGCTAAGCTAGACAAGGTGATTTTTTTGCCTTGTGCCAATGGCCGCATCGATAAACAGATGAAAACGAGCAATGGACACCGTTGGAAAATGCTTGGTCTGGCAATAGGGGGCAACCCGTTATTCGAAGTTAGTGATTATGAAATTAATGAACGTGCTGGAACGAGTAAACAATATACTTGGTATACGATGGAATATTTTAAATCAAGATATCCTATGGATGAAGTTTATTTCATAATGGGTGCGGATTTACTTGAAGATATTGATAATCAGGAGTTACCGATCCACTTACGATGGAAATTCAGGGAAAAGTTGATTGCCAATCATAAATTCATCGTCATGGCACGGGATGGGATCGATATGTTGAAAATCATATCCAAAAGTCCATTGCTAAGGAATTATGATGATGGCAATACATTTCACCTTATAGATAAAGGTCTTTCCATGGAAATCAGTTCTACATATATAAGGGATGAATTCGCGATGGGTGGGGAACCAAGATATTTACTGCCTGATCAGTGCTATCAGTATATTGTGGACAATAAGCTGTATCAAAAAGGATCAAATTCTTAA
- a CDS encoding sulfate ABC transporter substrate-binding protein, which yields MKKLMKLTSLILAFGVLAGCNSEKTEGDGTSKSKTLELLNVSYDPTRELYQEFNEAFVKHWKEESGQDVTIQQSHGGSGKQGRAVIDGLEADVVTLALAYDIDAIYEASNLLAGDWQKRLPENSTPYTSTIVFLVKKDNPKGIKDWDDLTKKDVSVITPNPKTSGGARWNYLAAWAYAEKNFDNDETKVKDFMKKLYQNVEVLDSGARGATTTFVERGIGDVLIAWENEAYLTLEEFGDDKYEIVNPSISILAEPPVAVVDEVVEKKGTKEVAEAYLEYLYTDAGQEIAAKNFYRPRDEKHLAEYEDQFANIDMVTVDDTFGGWKKAQETHFNDGGTFDEIYQPQ from the coding sequence ATGAAAAAGTTGATGAAATTGACAAGTTTGATATTAGCCTTCGGTGTACTTGCAGGATGTAACTCGGAAAAAACGGAAGGGGACGGGACATCAAAGTCAAAGACACTTGAGCTATTGAATGTGTCATACGATCCGACACGCGAATTGTACCAGGAATTCAATGAAGCGTTTGTGAAGCACTGGAAAGAAGAATCGGGTCAGGATGTAACGATTCAACAATCCCATGGCGGATCTGGTAAACAGGGTAGGGCTGTCATTGATGGATTGGAAGCGGATGTCGTTACATTGGCATTGGCCTATGATATTGATGCCATTTATGAAGCTAGTAACCTATTAGCGGGGGATTGGCAGAAACGTCTGCCGGAAAACTCGACACCTTACACCTCAACCATTGTGTTTTTGGTAAAAAAGGATAACCCTAAAGGTATTAAAGATTGGGATGATTTAACCAAAAAGGATGTTTCCGTAATTACACCAAATCCAAAGACAAGCGGAGGGGCAAGGTGGAATTACCTGGCAGCTTGGGCTTATGCAGAGAAGAATTTCGATAATGACGAAACAAAAGTAAAGGATTTCATGAAAAAACTTTATCAGAATGTTGAAGTCCTGGATTCAGGGGCACGTGGTGCAACCACCACTTTTGTAGAAAGGGGAATTGGTGACGTACTTATCGCTTGGGAGAATGAAGCCTATTTAACACTTGAAGAATTCGGTGATGACAAATATGAAATCGTCAATCCTTCGATCAGTATATTAGCAGAGCCACCGGTAGCTGTTGTCGACGAAGTGGTAGAGAAAAAAGGAACCAAGGAAGTGGCTGAAGCCTACCTGGAATACCTATATACGGATGCAGGTCAGGAAATTGCCGCGAAAAACTTCTATCGTCCAAGGGATGAGAAGCATCTCGCTGAATATGAAGACCAATTTGCAAATATAGATATGGTGACTGTCGATGATACGTTTGGCGGGTGGAAAAAAGCCCAGGAAACACATTTCAATGACGGTGGTACATTTGACGAAATTTATCAACCGCAATAA
- the cysT gene encoding sulfate ABC transporter permease subunit CysT gives MNIATEGKQKKKRTIPGFGLTMGFTLLYLTIIVLIPLSMVFLNTFSMGFQDFWATITEPRVVASYKLSFLTALTAAFVNAVFGVLIAWVLTRYEFPGKRIIDGLVDLPFALPTAVAGITLTTLYSPNGWIGQFFSFKIAFTPIGIIIALIFIGLPFVVRMVQPVLENIEKGMEEASASLGANRMQTFIKIIFPELIPAILTGFALSFARALGEYGSVVFIAGNMPFKTEISPLIIMTKLEQYDYEGATAVAAVMLIITFIILFTINILQWWTGKRYSGK, from the coding sequence ATGAATATAGCGACAGAAGGAAAACAGAAGAAAAAGAGGACCATACCCGGTTTTGGATTGACGATGGGGTTTACGTTGCTATATCTCACCATCATCGTTTTGATCCCATTATCGATGGTTTTTCTAAACACATTTTCAATGGGATTTCAGGATTTTTGGGCGACCATAACTGAACCAAGGGTTGTCGCTTCGTATAAATTGAGTTTTTTGACAGCGTTAACTGCGGCCTTCGTGAACGCAGTTTTTGGCGTTTTAATTGCCTGGGTGCTTACACGTTATGAGTTTCCCGGCAAGCGGATCATCGATGGGCTGGTTGATTTGCCTTTTGCCCTCCCAACTGCTGTGGCAGGGATTACTTTGACGACTTTGTACTCACCGAACGGATGGATCGGGCAATTTTTCAGCTTTAAAATCGCTTTCACTCCTATCGGGATTATCATCGCACTTATATTCATCGGACTTCCATTCGTAGTGCGGATGGTTCAACCGGTGCTTGAAAATATCGAAAAAGGGATGGAAGAGGCATCTGCTTCTTTAGGGGCGAATCGAATGCAGACATTCATTAAAATTATCTTCCCGGAATTGATTCCAGCGATATTGACGGGTTTTGCACTTTCTTTTGCGAGGGCACTTGGAGAGTATGGATCCGTTGTCTTCATTGCAGGAAATATGCCGTTTAAAACGGAGATTTCCCCGCTGATCATCATGACAAAGCTCGAACAGTATGATTATGAAGGGGCAACAGCTGTTGCAGCCGTCATGCTCATTATTACATTCATAATTTTGTTCACCATCAATATCTTACAATGGTGGACCGGCAAAAGATATTCAGGGAAGTAG
- the cysW gene encoding sulfate ABC transporter permease subunit CysW → MEHDNSVVAKTNDPVIITRNATKEPKSIQWVLISIVLLFLTLFLVVPLIAIFVKAFEKGAETYFAAISHPDSLAAIKLTLIVVLITVPLNAIFGVVAAWTITKYDFKGKNFLITLIDLPFSVSPVIAGLIFVLLFGLHGTLGPLLQTFDIKVIFSIPGIVIASIFITFPFIARELVPLMQSQGTSEEEASLTLGAGGFKTFWYVTLPNIKWGLLYGVILCNARTIGEFGAVSVVSGHIRGMTNTMPLHIEILYNEYQFSAAFAVASLMSIFAIITLIIKSFIEWKTDFKSTKAS, encoded by the coding sequence TTGGAACATGATAATTCGGTGGTTGCAAAAACGAATGACCCGGTCATTATAACGAGAAACGCAACAAAAGAGCCTAAATCCATACAGTGGGTCCTTATTTCCATTGTATTGTTATTTCTGACTTTGTTTTTAGTTGTCCCATTAATCGCGATCTTTGTAAAGGCATTCGAAAAAGGTGCCGAAACATATTTTGCGGCCATTTCCCATCCTGATTCCTTGGCTGCGATTAAATTGACATTGATCGTTGTCCTCATCACTGTGCCGCTCAATGCCATATTTGGGGTAGTGGCTGCGTGGACCATAACTAAATATGATTTTAAGGGGAAAAACTTTTTAATAACGTTGATAGATTTGCCTTTTTCCGTATCCCCAGTCATAGCCGGTTTGATTTTTGTCCTTCTCTTCGGCTTGCATGGAACACTTGGTCCATTGCTGCAAACCTTTGACATTAAAGTGATCTTTTCAATACCAGGGATTGTCATTGCCTCCATTTTCATTACCTTTCCATTCATTGCGCGTGAATTGGTCCCGCTCATGCAAAGTCAGGGGACGTCTGAAGAAGAGGCATCACTAACGCTGGGGGCGGGAGGGTTTAAGACATTTTGGTACGTAACCCTTCCCAATATAAAATGGGGACTATTATATGGAGTCATACTTTGCAATGCCAGGACAATCGGGGAGTTTGGGGCTGTATCGGTCGTATCGGGCCATATACGGGGGATGACCAATACGATGCCGCTTCATATTGAAATCTTATACAATGAATATCAATTTTCAGCTGCTTTTGCCGTTGCATCCCTGATGTCCATTTTTGCAATCATAACCTTGATCATTAAAAGTTTCATAGAATGGAAAACGGACTTTAAATCAACAAAAGCGAGTTAG